Proteins from one Acidimicrobiales bacterium genomic window:
- a CDS encoding FHA domain-containing protein yields the protein MFCNNCGHRNPAGSNFCSSCGAVLAQESGDDTTVTFMAPPATPEAPVDDEISVALDDIPEGTGMLVVKRGPNVGSRFALDSEVTRAGRHPDSEIFLDDITVSRRHAEFVRQGPGYVVRDVGSLNGTYLNRERIDEATLDNGDEVQIGKFKLVFLAAAEG from the coding sequence GTGTTCTGCAACAACTGCGGGCATCGGAACCCGGCCGGGTCCAACTTCTGCTCGTCGTGCGGGGCGGTGTTGGCCCAGGAGTCGGGTGACGACACGACCGTCACCTTCATGGCGCCCCCTGCCACCCCCGAGGCGCCGGTCGACGACGAGATCAGCGTCGCCCTCGATGACATCCCGGAAGGCACCGGCATGCTCGTCGTGAAGCGGGGACCCAACGTCGGCTCCCGCTTCGCCCTCGACAGCGAGGTCACCCGAGCGGGCCGCCATCCCGACAGCGAGATCTTCCTCGACGACATCACGGTGTCGCGCCGCCATGCCGAGTTCGTGCGGCAGGGGCCGGGCTACGTGGTGCGCGACGTGGGCTCGCTCAACGGCACGTACCTCAACCGCGAGCGCATCGACGAGGCGACGCTCGACAACGGCGACGAAGTGCAGATCGGCAAGTTCAAGCTCGTCTTCCTGGCCGCAGCCGAGGGTTGA